Proteins from one Syntrophaceae bacterium genomic window:
- the pxpB gene encoding 5-oxoprolinase subunit PxpB gives MTFLPFERPRLRHSGDRAILVEYGDAIDPAINEKVRAVTALLKRNLPEGVQAVVPAYRSLSLLYDPLQTTPERLSEVLNELEGHLREVDIPAPHIVEIPVCYGGEHGPDIGVVAERNGLTPEEVIAVHSGTDYPIYMIGFTPGFCYLGGLNKQIVTPRRETPRTVIPGGSVGIAEAQTGVYPVDSPGGWQIIGRTPLRLFAPERESPFLYEAGDRIRFVPIPESEFDRIRQEEKP, from the coding sequence ATGACTTTCCTTCCGTTCGAGAGACCCCGCCTGCGGCACAGCGGCGACCGGGCCATCCTGGTGGAATACGGCGATGCCATCGACCCCGCGATCAACGAGAAAGTCCGGGCCGTCACGGCTCTCCTCAAGCGGAATCTCCCCGAGGGCGTCCAGGCCGTCGTTCCCGCTTACCGCTCCCTCTCCCTTCTTTACGATCCCCTGCAAACGACTCCGGAACGGCTGTCGGAGGTCCTGAACGAACTGGAGGGACATCTCCGGGAGGTGGACATCCCGGCGCCCCACATTGTCGAAATTCCGGTCTGCTACGGAGGAGAGCACGGACCCGATATCGGAGTCGTTGCGGAGCGCAACGGGCTGACCCCGGAAGAAGTCATCGCCGTCCACTCCGGAACGGACTACCCGATTTACATGATCGGCTTCACCCCCGGCTTCTGCTACCTGGGCGGGCTCAACAAACAGATCGTAACGCCGCGCCGGGAAACGCCCCGGACGGTCATCCCCGGCGGCTCCGTCGGCATCGCCGAGGCCCAGACGGGCGTCTACCCGGTGGACAGCCCCGGTGGTTGGCAGATCATCGGCCGGACGCCCCTCCGGCTTTTCGCCCCGGAGCGGGAGTCACCCTTTCTCTATGAGGCGGGCGACCGGATTCGCTTCGTCCCGATTCCCGAGTCGGAATTCGACCGGATCCGCCAGGAGGAGAAACCCTGA
- a CDS encoding 5-oxoprolinase subunit PxpA, whose amino-acid sequence MKNIDLNCDMGESFGAYTLGMDAEAIRHITSANIACGFHAGDARVMYETVRLAKGNGVAVGAHPGYPDLAGFGRRRMDCTPEEIRDYVMYQVGALRAFCDAHDVALQHVKPHGSLYNESVGNEALLRSLIGAVARIDRGLIYLALGGAQAPLVKRIAAEAGIRVAFEAFPDRAYTPDGKLAPRSMPGAVIEDPEEASARALLMAQEGKVIATDGTVLDMEIHTLCVHGDNPAAVALVKRIRSVLERDGIGVAPLGTFIGP is encoded by the coding sequence ATGAAGAACATCGACCTGAACTGCGACATGGGAGAGAGTTTCGGCGCCTATACCCTCGGCATGGACGCCGAGGCGATCCGGCACATCACCTCGGCGAACATTGCCTGCGGATTTCACGCCGGCGACGCCCGGGTCATGTACGAAACGGTCCGCCTGGCAAAGGGAAACGGCGTGGCTGTGGGCGCCCACCCGGGCTACCCGGATCTCGCCGGTTTCGGCCGGCGGAGGATGGATTGCACGCCCGAGGAAATCCGCGACTACGTGATGTATCAGGTGGGGGCTCTCCGGGCCTTCTGCGATGCCCACGACGTGGCGCTCCAGCACGTAAAGCCGCATGGAAGCCTGTACAACGAGAGCGTCGGGAACGAGGCCCTCCTGCGCAGCCTCATCGGGGCCGTCGCCCGGATCGACCGCGGCCTCATCTACCTGGCCCTTGGCGGAGCCCAGGCGCCGCTGGTGAAGCGAATCGCCGCAGAGGCGGGGATCCGGGTCGCCTTCGAGGCCTTCCCCGACCGGGCCTACACGCCCGACGGGAAGCTCGCGCCCAGGAGCATGCCCGGGGCCGTGATCGAGGACCCGGAAGAGGCCTCCGCCCGGGCGCTCCTGATGGCCCAAGAGGGAAAAGTGATCGCCACCGACGGGACGGTCCTCGATATGGAGATCCACACGCTCTGCGTTCACGGCGACAACCCCGCGGCGGTGGCCCTGGTGAAGCGGATCCGTTCCGTCCTCGAGCGGGACGGGATCGGGGTCGCCCCCCTGGGAACCTTCATCGGTCCATAA
- a CDS encoding TRAP transporter large permease subunit, with translation MQPDLGPVSATIIGLLILFLGGSVWIGISLFIVGIGGFFFFSDVSFGSIIANVAWNNTSGSAMMALPFFIWMGEILFRSRISSDLFRGLAPWMDAIPGRLIHVNVLACTFFAAVSGSSAATTATVGKITVPELEKRNYDHDLSIGSLAGAGTLGFLIPPSMVMLVYGIIGDVSIGKLFIAGFLPGFMIVLLFCGYIFLRCLINPALAPRAEDRYTWKDRLQAIPAIAPVVLLVFLVLGSIYLGWATPTEAGGVGVVGALFFAALTRSLSWQVFKTSMINSIKTSCMIMLIVMGASYLSNVFGFLGITRALTEYVVSMQLSPYMLIVILTILYLFLGCLIDGFSMIVMTAPLVLPLVEAAGFDLVWFGIYLVVMIELAQVTPPVGFNLFVISGLNNDSLFRIARAAMPFFLLMLLATILLTVFPDIALYLPNRMK, from the coding sequence ATGCAACCTGACCTCGGACCCGTTTCGGCGACGATCATCGGGCTCCTTATCCTGTTCCTGGGAGGCTCCGTCTGGATCGGCATCTCCCTGTTCATCGTCGGAATCGGCGGCTTCTTCTTTTTCAGCGACGTGTCCTTCGGATCCATCATCGCCAACGTCGCCTGGAACAACACCAGCGGATCGGCCATGATGGCCCTGCCCTTCTTCATCTGGATGGGCGAAATCCTGTTCCGGAGCCGGATCTCGTCGGACCTTTTCCGGGGCCTGGCTCCCTGGATGGACGCCATCCCGGGACGACTCATCCACGTGAACGTCCTCGCCTGCACGTTCTTTGCCGCCGTCAGCGGCTCCTCGGCGGCGACGACGGCCACCGTGGGGAAGATCACCGTCCCGGAGCTGGAAAAGCGCAACTACGACCACGACCTCTCCATCGGGTCGCTGGCCGGGGCTGGGACGCTGGGATTCCTGATCCCTCCCAGCATGGTCATGCTCGTCTACGGCATCATCGGCGACGTCAGCATCGGCAAGCTCTTCATCGCCGGATTCCTTCCCGGCTTCATGATCGTTCTGCTGTTCTGCGGATACATCTTTCTCCGCTGCCTGATCAATCCCGCGCTGGCACCGCGGGCGGAAGACCGCTACACTTGGAAAGACCGTCTCCAGGCCATCCCGGCCATCGCCCCCGTCGTGCTTCTCGTGTTCCTTGTGCTGGGAAGCATTTACCTGGGGTGGGCCACCCCGACCGAGGCCGGAGGCGTTGGGGTCGTGGGCGCGCTGTTTTTCGCCGCCCTCACCAGGAGCCTCTCCTGGCAGGTCTTCAAGACAAGCATGATCAACTCGATAAAGACGAGCTGCATGATCATGCTCATCGTCATGGGCGCTTCCTATCTCTCGAACGTCTTCGGCTTCCTGGGAATCACGCGGGCCCTGACGGAGTACGTCGTCTCGATGCAGCTTTCCCCGTACATGCTCATTGTCATCCTGACCATCCTCTACCTCTTCCTGGGCTGCCTCATCGACGGGTTCTCCATGATCGTCATGACGGCGCCGCTGGTCCTGCCCCTGGTGGAGGCGGCGGGGTTCGATCTCGTGTGGTTCGGCATCTATCTCGTCGTCATGATCGAGCTGGCCCAGGTGACGCCGCCCGTGGGCTTCAACCTCTTCGTCATCAGCGGGCTCAACAACGACAGCCTGTTCCGCATTGCCAGGGCGGCGATGCCCTTTTTCCTGCTCATGCTCCTGGCGACGATCCTGCTGACGGTCTTCCCGGACATCGCCCTCTACCTGCCCAACCGGATGAAATAA
- a CDS encoding TRAP transporter small permease — MKKLIKVLDGLSGAGGWLAGIFMAIALLLVIGEIITRSFFSGTLYVTDEYSGYLMAMLTFTGLAYTLRERGHIRMMFLPHVIKGRAHIIFNMVCFIVGFLFCAALTMYTWEFFWDSVVSESRSMQISETYLAIPEAFLPLGSALLTLQFLAEFLKGLLALRQDTEGIRILEEADDLGR, encoded by the coding sequence TTGAAAAAGCTGATCAAGGTTTTGGACGGCCTCTCCGGCGCCGGCGGCTGGCTGGCGGGCATCTTCATGGCGATCGCCCTGCTCCTGGTCATAGGCGAAATCATCACCAGGAGTTTCTTCTCCGGAACCCTCTACGTTACCGACGAGTACTCGGGCTACCTGATGGCCATGCTGACCTTCACCGGGCTTGCCTACACGCTCCGCGAACGGGGGCACATCCGGATGATGTTTCTTCCCCATGTCATCAAGGGCCGGGCCCATATCATCTTCAATATGGTCTGCTTCATCGTGGGTTTCCTGTTCTGCGCGGCCCTGACGATGTACACGTGGGAGTTCTTCTGGGACTCCGTCGTCAGCGAGTCCCGGTCGATGCAGATCTCCGAGACGTACCTGGCGATTCCGGAGGCTTTCCTGCCCCTCGGATCGGCGCTCTTGACGCTGCAGTTTCTGGCGGAGTTCCTGAAGGGCCTGCTGGCACTGAGGCAGGACACGGAGGGAATCCGTATCCTGGAAGAGGCCGACGATCTCGGCCGGTAG
- a CDS encoding TRAP transporter substrate-binding protein, protein MKKTWTLLLIMLVSAAFLASPCLAKTQWNANSVWPPKNEHSVGLTEFAAKVKTATNGELELMVQSGGALGYKGPELLKVVRDGLVPVSDMLISGVAGDEKVFQIVTLPFLVRNFDELKLLLDISRPHFDKAAQKWNQKILYIAPWPGAGLWTKKKVASLADMKGLKVRTYDKNGALVMEAVGATPLALPFSEVYTSLQTGVIDSVMTSTPTAVDGKFWEVLKYFEPLNITIATNMVTVNLKAFQKLPKAQQDALVKAGREMETIMWAKVRKWDRDMEAISNKNGIQTVKPTKKQIAELEKITEGIRADWLKTAPPDAKKIYADFMKKVKR, encoded by the coding sequence ATGAAGAAGACCTGGACCCTGTTATTGATCATGCTTGTCTCGGCAGCCTTTCTGGCCTCGCCCTGCCTGGCGAAAACGCAGTGGAACGCCAACTCCGTATGGCCCCCGAAGAACGAGCACAGCGTCGGCCTGACCGAGTTTGCCGCCAAGGTAAAGACCGCCACGAACGGAGAGCTGGAACTGATGGTTCAGAGCGGTGGCGCCCTGGGATACAAGGGCCCGGAACTCCTGAAGGTCGTCCGCGACGGGCTGGTTCCCGTCTCCGATATGCTCATCAGCGGCGTGGCCGGCGACGAAAAGGTCTTCCAGATCGTGACCCTCCCCTTCCTCGTCCGCAACTTCGACGAACTGAAGCTCCTCCTCGACATCTCCCGGCCCCACTTCGACAAGGCCGCCCAGAAGTGGAACCAGAAGATCCTCTACATCGCACCCTGGCCCGGCGCCGGACTCTGGACCAAGAAGAAGGTGGCGAGCCTCGCCGACATGAAGGGCCTGAAGGTGAGAACCTACGACAAGAACGGCGCCCTGGTGATGGAGGCCGTCGGCGCCACACCCCTGGCCCTTCCCTTCAGCGAGGTCTACACGTCGCTGCAGACCGGCGTGATCGACTCGGTCATGACATCGACCCCCACGGCCGTGGACGGAAAGTTCTGGGAAGTGCTGAAGTACTTCGAGCCCCTCAACATCACCATCGCCACCAACATGGTCACCGTGAACCTCAAGGCCTTCCAGAAACTCCCGAAGGCCCAACAGGACGCCCTCGTGAAGGCCGGCAGGGAAATGGAGACGATCATGTGGGCCAAGGTCAGGAAGTGGGACAGGGACATGGAAGCCATCAGCAACAAGAACGGCATCCAGACGGTGAAGCCCACGAAGAAGCAGATCGCCGAGCTCGAGAAGATCACCGAGGGGATCCGGGCCGACTGGCTGAAAACCGCGCCGCCGGACGCCAAGAAGATCTACGCCGATTTCATGAAGAAAGTGAAGCGGTAA
- a CDS encoding MFS transporter: MNESENVENPQPSPQARRSVRGWALYDWANSAYATTVMAGFFPVFFKEFCCAGADPVVSTARLGFTNAAAGLLAAFLFPLLGAAADRGRSRRRFLLFFLGLGALTTACLSLVQAGQWPAAAILYGLSLIGFAGGNVFYDALLPLVAGRRDMDRVSALGYALGYLGGGILLAVNIWMTVSPARFGLADPLQAVRASFVTVGIWWLVFSIPLFLWVREPAEKKRISVGVMFREGWHNLAGTIRGIRRYPTILLFLLAYWFYIDGVDTVIRMAVDYGLSLGFASKDLILALLMVQFIGFPAALAFGRLGERIGTKRAILLAVGVYLLVTIGGSLMRTREDFFVMAAAIGLVQGGVQALSRSFYARIIPPDRPAEFFGFFNMVGKFSVIFGPALVGMAGLAARSAGFEGPAASRIGILSVALLFLAGGTLLLFVDEEKGRKEGATL, translated from the coding sequence ATGAATGAATCCGAAAACGTAGAAAATCCGCAACCATCGCCGCAGGCACGGCGGTCCGTCCGGGGCTGGGCCCTCTATGACTGGGCGAACTCGGCCTACGCCACCACCGTCATGGCCGGGTTCTTCCCCGTCTTCTTCAAGGAATTCTGCTGCGCCGGGGCGGACCCGGTCGTCAGCACGGCCCGCCTGGGATTCACCAATGCCGCCGCCGGCCTCCTCGCGGCGTTTCTGTTTCCCCTCCTGGGGGCCGCTGCCGACCGGGGACGCTCCCGACGGCGCTTTCTCCTGTTCTTCCTGGGCCTGGGGGCTCTCACCACGGCCTGCCTGTCCCTTGTCCAGGCGGGCCAGTGGCCGGCCGCGGCGATTCTCTACGGACTGTCCCTCATCGGCTTCGCCGGCGGGAACGTCTTTTACGACGCCCTGCTCCCCCTGGTCGCCGGCCGCCGGGACATGGACCGCGTGTCCGCCCTCGGGTACGCCCTGGGTTACCTGGGCGGCGGGATCCTCCTGGCTGTCAATATCTGGATGACCGTTTCCCCCGCCCGGTTCGGACTGGCGGATCCTCTCCAGGCGGTCCGGGCCTCCTTCGTCACCGTGGGGATCTGGTGGCTTGTGTTCTCGATCCCGCTGTTTCTCTGGGTCCGGGAGCCCGCTGAGAAAAAGCGGATCTCCGTCGGCGTCATGTTCCGGGAAGGCTGGCATAATCTCGCCGGGACGATCCGGGGCATCCGCCGCTACCCGACGATCCTCCTCTTCCTCCTGGCCTACTGGTTCTACATCGACGGCGTGGACACCGTCATCCGGATGGCCGTGGACTACGGGCTCTCCCTTGGATTTGCATCAAAAGACCTGATCCTGGCCCTCCTGATGGTCCAGTTTATCGGCTTCCCGGCGGCCCTGGCCTTCGGACGCCTGGGAGAACGGATCGGCACGAAGCGGGCCATCCTGCTGGCCGTCGGCGTCTACCTCCTCGTTACCATCGGGGGCAGCCTGATGCGGACCCGGGAGGACTTCTTTGTCATGGCGGCGGCCATCGGCCTCGTCCAGGGAGGGGTCCAGGCCCTGAGCCGGTCTTTCTACGCCCGGATCATTCCGCCGGACCGGCCCGCCGAGTTTTTCGGCTTTTTCAACATGGTGGGGAAATTCTCCGTCATCTTCGGCCCCGCCCTCGTCGGAATGGCGGGCCTCGCAGCGCGGTCGGCGGGGTTCGAGGGCCCCGCGGCCTCCCGGATCGGCATCCTGTCGGTGGCCCTCCTCTTTCTGGCCGGCGGGACGCTGCTTCTGTTCGTGGACGAGGAAAAGGGAAGAAAGGAGGGGGCAACCCTGTGA
- a CDS encoding MoxR family ATPase, which produces MNENNFVFRGASRYVLDDELAKIVNVSMALEMPLLLKGEPGTGKTMLAHAISEALNMPLIILNVKSSMKLVDALYQYDTLTRLNDSRFGDSKRDVSNIEDYIRMGKIGQAFTADVRTVLLIDEIDKADTDFQDDMLDVLDQMQFDIIEVDKTVSARNRPVIIITSNAKKDLSDPFLGRCNFHHIAFPDPDMMRLILDVHFPNLNRELADVCISTFYRLREFTGIEKRPATRELINWIRAVKADPDFKVSSLKQGGVPYLGVLFKKSLDLENAGRQLRMRT; this is translated from the coding sequence ATGAACGAGAATAATTTTGTTTTCCGCGGGGCGTCCCGGTACGTCCTCGACGACGAGCTGGCCAAGATCGTCAACGTTTCCATGGCCCTGGAGATGCCCCTCCTCCTCAAGGGGGAGCCCGGTACGGGCAAGACCATGCTGGCTCACGCCATCTCCGAGGCCCTGAACATGCCGCTGATCATCCTCAACGTCAAGTCCAGCATGAAGCTCGTGGACGCCCTCTACCAGTACGACACGCTGACCCGCCTCAACGACAGCCGGTTCGGCGACTCGAAACGGGACGTCAGCAACATCGAGGATTACATCCGGATGGGCAAGATCGGCCAGGCCTTCACGGCGGACGTCCGGACGGTGCTGCTCATCGACGAGATCGACAAGGCCGACACGGATTTCCAGGACGACATGCTGGACGTCCTCGACCAGATGCAGTTCGACATCATCGAGGTCGACAAGACCGTCTCGGCCCGGAACCGCCCGGTCATCATCATCACATCCAACGCCAAGAAAGACCTCTCGGACCCCTTCCTGGGCCGGTGCAACTTCCACCACATCGCCTTCCCGGACCCGGACATGATGCGCCTCATCCTGGACGTCCACTTCCCGAACCTGAACCGGGAACTGGCGGACGTGTGCATTTCGACCTTCTACCGCCTCCGGGAATTCACCGGGATCGAGAAGCGCCCCGCCACACGGGAGCTGATCAACTGGATCCGCGCCGTCAAGGCCGACCCCGACTTCAAGGTTTCGTCCCTCAAGCAGGGCGGCGTGCCCTACCTGGGGGTCCTCTTCAAGAAGAGCCTGGACCTGGAGAACGCCGGCCGGCAGCTCAGGATGCGCACATAG
- a CDS encoding hydrolase, translating to MLKIDRAVLVAIDIQGNLYRAMDDREFLLQNCRKLLLGARALGIPVILTEQVKIGETVPEIRELLPDLDPIVKETFSCWHHEPFAAALMATGRKQVILLGIEAHVCVYQTCMDLLEAGFEVYLASDAVSSRTTANREIGIGRMTAEGAILASTEMMLFELLGTAAHPKAKELFKLIK from the coding sequence ATGCTGAAAATCGACAGGGCGGTCCTGGTCGCCATCGACATCCAGGGAAACCTCTATCGCGCCATGGACGATCGGGAGTTTCTCCTGCAGAACTGCCGGAAACTCCTCCTGGGCGCCCGGGCGCTGGGAATCCCCGTGATTCTTACCGAGCAGGTGAAGATCGGCGAAACGGTGCCCGAGATCCGGGAACTCCTGCCGGACCTCGATCCCATCGTGAAGGAGACCTTCAGCTGCTGGCACCATGAACCTTTCGCCGCCGCACTGATGGCCACCGGCCGTAAACAGGTGATTCTCCTGGGGATCGAGGCCCACGTGTGCGTCTACCAGACATGCATGGATCTGCTGGAGGCGGGGTTCGAGGTTTACCTGGCGTCCGACGCCGTGTCGTCCCGGACCACGGCCAACCGGGAGATCGGCATCGGCCGGATGACCGCCGAGGGGGCCATCCTGGCAAGCACCGAGATGATGCTCTTCGAACTGCTGGGGACGGCGGCCCATCCGAAAGCGAAGGAACTCTTCAAGCTGATCAAATAG
- a CDS encoding hydroxymethylglutaryl-CoA lyase, which produces MNPTGLRIVEVGPRDGLQNLSVFVATNRKIDLIRRLAACGLREIQAGAFVNPRAIPQFRDMKDVLAEVRSLQGEGIVLTTLVPNLQGARDAAAAGVNKLDFFFSVSRSHNLNNVRQTPEESLEALRRVLGEFDRTPGLAFRVNLATVFGCPFEGYLETAAILKYVEKTARIGIREITLCDTVGWGYPAQVEVILRSCLAAFPEVIFGVHLHNTRGLGLANALKAWETGIRVFDSAIGGLGGCPFAPGASGNVATEDLLFLFQSMGVETGIDLDRILDTASFLQGILPDTPLTSSLFRAGPPRKTPFETAGSGKSGCNS; this is translated from the coding sequence ATGAATCCAACGGGACTTCGCATCGTGGAAGTCGGGCCCCGCGATGGGCTCCAGAACCTGTCCGTCTTCGTGGCAACGAACCGCAAGATCGACCTCATCAGGCGGCTGGCGGCCTGTGGCCTCCGGGAGATCCAGGCGGGGGCCTTCGTCAATCCCCGGGCCATACCCCAGTTCCGGGACATGAAGGACGTCCTGGCGGAAGTCCGCAGCCTGCAGGGCGAAGGAATCGTTCTGACCACGCTGGTCCCGAATCTCCAGGGCGCCCGGGACGCGGCAGCCGCCGGCGTGAACAAGCTCGACTTCTTTTTCTCCGTCAGCCGCTCCCATAACCTGAACAACGTCCGCCAGACACCGGAAGAATCCCTCGAGGCGCTCCGTCGGGTCCTTGGCGAATTCGATCGGACTCCCGGCCTCGCCTTCCGGGTCAACCTGGCGACCGTGTTCGGCTGCCCCTTCGAAGGTTATCTGGAGACGGCGGCGATCCTGAAGTATGTGGAGAAAACAGCCCGGATCGGCATCCGGGAGATCACCCTCTGCGACACCGTCGGCTGGGGATATCCCGCCCAGGTGGAAGTGATCCTGAGATCCTGCCTCGCTGCGTTCCCGGAAGTCATCTTCGGAGTGCATCTGCACAACACCCGGGGCCTGGGCCTGGCCAACGCCCTGAAGGCCTGGGAAACGGGGATCCGGGTCTTCGACTCCGCCATCGGCGGCCTGGGCGGCTGCCCCTTCGCCCCCGGGGCGTCGGGAAACGTGGCGACAGAAGATCTGTTGTTCCTGTTCCAGTCCATGGGAGTCGAAACGGGCATCGACCTGGACAGGATCCTCGATACGGCCTCCTTCCTGCAGGGGATCCTCCCGGACACGCCGCTGACCAGCTCCCTCTTCCGGGCCGGCCCGCCCAGGAAGACGCCTTTCGAAACGGCGGGAAGCGGGAAATCGGGCTGCAACTCCTGA
- a CDS encoding L,D-transpeptidase family protein — MKIIRFSVAFIVALGLAIFLFGGSANAQSLPDLVRPALKARFEGLANAAPPLCRAETPCRSSRLADFYRQRAFGPAWVLRNGPSPQADRLLSVLWTAGQYGLSPTDYHYEAIRSLLAAWRISGKWTPGEGADFDLLCTDAFMLFGSHLLSGVADPNGLFKMWEARPRFVDWSAYLQDALAAQTVDVHLQVLKPDYPGYDRLVAVAAEYAKIAVAGGWPVLPPGKSLKKGVSDPRVPILRKRLIAGGDLAPAMASEDPRFDDVLDQAVRKFQRRHGLTEDGAVQKETLKALNVPVERRVVQMLLNLERWRWLPQEVGNRFLFINIPDFSLTAIENGRAPLSMRVVVGMRHSRDPKIEYRTPAFTGRMTYLEINPYWNVPFNIAIKEYLPKLQKDPVSLQKQGMKIILGRDTVVDPKTVDWAKMNEKTFKYRIRQDPGAFNALSHIKFMFPNRFDVYLHDTPQRSLFKRTTRDFSHGCMRVEKPIDLAVYLLQDDVNWSREKILAAIRKGKNQAVDLPAPITVHIAYWTAWVDPDGTVQFRDDIYRYDSVLEAVMGTKTSILAAWNGGRQTSAASLKGGRREKKQNQLGTRREVNPTWMRSVTN, encoded by the coding sequence ATGAAAATCATTCGTTTTTCCGTTGCCTTTATCGTCGCCTTGGGTCTGGCGATTTTTCTTTTTGGCGGCTCTGCAAACGCCCAGTCCCTGCCGGACCTTGTGCGCCCGGCCCTGAAGGCTCGCTTCGAGGGACTGGCGAATGCCGCGCCGCCCCTCTGCCGTGCCGAGACTCCCTGCCGGTCCTCCCGACTGGCCGATTTTTATCGCCAGCGGGCCTTCGGACCGGCCTGGGTCCTGAGGAACGGTCCTTCCCCCCAGGCGGATCGCCTTCTGTCGGTGTTGTGGACGGCCGGCCAGTACGGGCTCAGCCCCACGGATTACCATTACGAGGCCATTCGGAGCCTTCTGGCGGCATGGCGCATTTCCGGGAAATGGACCCCCGGCGAGGGGGCCGATTTCGATCTCCTGTGCACGGACGCCTTCATGCTCTTCGGGTCCCATCTTCTCTCCGGAGTGGCGGATCCCAACGGGCTGTTCAAGATGTGGGAGGCCCGTCCGCGTTTCGTTGACTGGTCCGCCTATCTTCAGGACGCCCTGGCGGCGCAGACCGTGGACGTCCATCTGCAGGTTCTCAAACCGGATTACCCGGGATACGACCGCCTGGTCGCTGTGGCCGCCGAGTACGCAAAAATTGCCGTAGCGGGTGGATGGCCCGTGCTGCCGCCGGGCAAATCCCTTAAGAAGGGTGTGAGCGATCCCAGGGTGCCGATCCTGAGGAAACGCCTCATCGCCGGCGGCGACCTGGCGCCGGCCATGGCCTCCGAGGACCCCCGTTTTGATGACGTTCTCGATCAGGCCGTCCGAAAATTCCAGCGCCGCCACGGCCTGACGGAAGACGGAGCCGTTCAGAAGGAGACCCTGAAGGCCCTCAACGTGCCCGTGGAGCGCCGGGTGGTCCAGATGCTCCTCAATCTCGAACGCTGGCGATGGCTTCCCCAGGAGGTGGGGAACCGCTTCCTGTTCATCAACATCCCCGATTTCAGCCTGACGGCGATCGAAAATGGGCGCGCGCCGCTGAGCATGCGGGTTGTCGTAGGGATGCGGCACAGCCGGGATCCGAAGATCGAATACCGGACGCCGGCCTTTACGGGGCGGATGACCTACCTGGAGATCAACCCTTACTGGAACGTGCCTTTCAACATCGCCATCAAGGAATACCTGCCGAAGCTGCAGAAGGACCCGGTGTCCCTGCAGAAGCAGGGAATGAAGATCATCCTTGGCCGGGACACCGTCGTGGACCCCAAGACGGTGGACTGGGCGAAGATGAACGAGAAGACCTTCAAGTACCGCATCCGCCAGGATCCGGGGGCCTTCAACGCCCTGTCCCATATCAAGTTCATGTTCCCGAACCGGTTCGACGTGTATCTCCACGACACGCCCCAGCGGAGCCTGTTCAAGAGGACGACCCGCGACTTCAGCCACGGCTGCATGCGGGTGGAAAAACCGATTGACTTGGCGGTCTATCTTTTGCAGGATGATGTGAACTGGTCCCGGGAAAAAATCCTGGCTGCCATCCGCAAAGGCAAGAACCAGGCTGTGGATCTCCCGGCGCCGATCACCGTGCATATCGCGTACTGGACCGCCTGGGTGGATCCCGACGGCACGGTCCAATTCCGGGACGACATCTACCGATACGATTCCGTGCTCGAGGCGGTTATGGGCACGAAAACGTCCATCCTTGCGGCGTGGAACGGCGGCAGGCAGACCTCCGCCGCGAGCCTGAAGGGGGGACGGAGGGAAAAGAAACAGAATCAACTGGGAACCCGCAGGGAGGTGAATCCGACGTGGATGAGAAGCGTTACGAACTGA